The sequence acctaatccccacaccttctgtgtgatactagttgtgctaagctagagtcgattctcctttaacctttggtttcttcttctaaaccaggttaacgacttagagacttcattgagattgtgattccagaccaatactactttctcgtagttgtgtgatctgatcttgttgtttctatcgtacgagtacaattgtaataattggcttgatattgatatctccgataggcaagatataaaagtaatcacaaacacttcgtctcatagtttatgattccacaatatcttttttcgctgcgtcgattaagattattgtggcgtgattgataatactaggttgttcttcgggaatataagtctggtttatcaattggttcatgttcaccttgatttatcaaaagacggaacaaaaatcgtaggtatattcgtgggagacagatttatctattaccgtagacttttctgtgtgataaaaatttgtttattaaagtctttgactttgggtcgtagcaactcttagttgtgggtgagatcagctaagggaatcaagtacgtagtatcctgatgggatcagagacgtaggagcataactgtaccttggataattgttagattgattggggttcaacaacagtccagaccgaagttaatttggagtaggctagtgcttgtagcggcttaatacagtgtgtgttcaatctggactaggtcccggggtttttctgcatttgcggtttcctcgttcacaaaattctggtgtctgtgttatttcttttccgcattatattttgttatataattgaaatatcacaagttgtgcgttgtttaatcaattagaatatccgaccttttggttgttgatttaaattgattgacacttggatattggtctttggtaccatccaagttatctctctaatatttgataaagactcgcatatttttatttgcttgagtatatatcaaatcgagagattgagatataaactctttgatatactttttatctagattgagcctgactgtctagttgattctctagaaagtatattggagtttgtccatacaaattgttaagcgcaatatcgggtgtggttgttgtacccccgctttttcagtattctaaactctcatttcaatcattgaaacattcttagaggacgttatatagttgttgttcacaaactatttttcgtcaaagcgattttcaagtaattgaaactaatatgactttcataactagtaaagatgaacttggccaaagcgaaagcttaccaacacatattttaagaaaaagataagcgagataaactcagctcgaaatagtacatgtgtatattcatagtctatatagcaatacgactttcgtctcaagataggagataaagtagacttttgagtgatagataagttcaagtctccacacacctttttgccgatgaagttccaccagttccttgagtagttcttcgtctttgcatgatgaacaccttggagtctagagctcaactacactttctatcctagtccgagactgagctattagtagactagaaatcaagacttgtagttttggcaactaaacttgacaaacaagcttgaaatagcaacgcttgcgagtttgaccgagtagtgctctaacacagTACCAGAAATAAGAATCAGTGTATGATTCAGAATAGTCTTTGATAGCTTAGTTAACTCTTTCTGGTTCACTTGGTCTCTGACCCCGGTCTCATGCTCCTGACAAACTGGGCTAGGCTTTGTTGGTTAACAGTTAACACATTTTGTATTAGCGTAATTCCGTTACTGCATTTCATAATTaacaaatttaaggaaaaaatgttaCTAGAATTACTGAATTAGAGGTGAATAAGGAAATTGATGGTCATAAATCCTTGACATTAAAGGCTGCAATCGAAGAGTAGAACGGTTCCACCATATCTCGATCTCTATATAAGTAGTGCACAAATAGTACAACTGTAACATATCAAGAAAAATAAATAGTAAGAATGAAGAGTTTGAACTTTGAAGAGATGTTGGCTAAGAAGGTAAAAACAGTTTTCCGTTCTGTTACTGTTGATTTTCGCATCAGTTGTTACAATGGGAACAGCTGAATCCCAATCTATAGCTCCCACCCAACAAGATACAGTTCAGATTCCTGGGTTGTTTCCACCACTACTACCAGGTCATACAATCCAGATATCAGAATGTTAGTCAACCCTCATTGATATTGAAGGTTGCAAAGATGGGATCTTGAATTTCCTATATATATTTCAGCTTCGACTAGGTCCTGCATGTTGCAAAGCTATCATTGACCTAGATGAAACTTGCTTGCCGGCTGTTTTCGCATGGGGttgggaatggagaagaagaataccTTTCAACCTTGGTTACCCAAATATAGTCAAAGGTTATTGTGCGTCCATAACTGCAGGGGTAACATCACCACCATCTCCTTTTGTTGTTCAAATTTCTCCAGTGCCACCACCACAGGTTCATCTAGAAGCACCTAAACCTGCGTTAGTTGAACTACACACCACCTCAGTTGCAATTGTCGCTGCTAAATCCCAATCTCTAGCTCTAGCACAACAAGATAAAATCCAGATTCCTGGGTTGTTTCCAGCACTACTACCAGGTCCATACAATCCAGAAATCAAAAAGTGTTGGTCAACTCTTGTTGATATCGAAGGTTGCAAAGCTTAGGGCCTGTTTGGTAcggttttgaaaaacagttttcaaaaatagttttccactgttttaaaaacatacccttttttccttgttttcatttcctAAAAATTATTTgataaactgtttttgaaaacaaggaaaaccaactaaatcggatcaaatgtaaagattcgtctaagagatactgatattagccatgactcacttgtaGTCATtcccccatctcttactttgttctgaaaagaagaaaagaaaaaagaaaagaaaaaagagaaaacacagaaaacaataatttgttgttttcatttttttgtttttaaaaacagaaaacagataaaaacattttctgaaaatgtccctaccaaacgcgttttctcctgtgttttgttttctctgtttttaaaaacagaaaactgtttttgaaaactataccaaacaggaatAGATTTTGAATTTCCTATATACATTTCAGCTTTGACTAGGTCCTGCATGTTGCAAAGCTATCATTGACCTCAATGAAACTTGCTTCCCGACTGTTTTTTCACCCGTTTGCCGACTGGGAAGAGGAATACCTTTCAACCCTGCTTACCCAAATATAGTCAAGGGCTACTGTGCCTCCATGACGGGAGGAAAAACATCACCACCTTTTCTAAACCACGCTTCCTCAACAGAAGTGCACCATATCTAGACATTCATTGTTGCGGAGGATGCGTATGATAATTGCTTAGTACTTTTTAAATTAGATTTTTAATGTAGATGATTATTATCATACGCGTCAATGAAAAATACTTTTCAAGGCTATCTGTTTGAATCTTCGATCTGCACAGTTTCTTTTACAAATGATCGAAAAATTTATTACATGATGCGAATGACATGAGTCCAGaaaaaatatactccctccgtcctaaactagatgagctagttggttttaaattttgtcccacaaaTAGATGAGTTATCCTACTAATCgaggggatatttctaaaactacctttttaattgattatttttactataaaaaatatggataatttcaTAGCCATGTTTATGTTCGTTACGTAGAtgtttttcaacggtataaagtttacgaaaaactgtgatatagtttaagagataaatcatttttaagttttactagttattatccataggggtataattgtaaaaaaacaACACTTAAACATACTCCTATTTCCTCCttaccttaaaaattgtgcaaattacaACTAGCTCATTTAATTTGGGATGAGGGGACTAAAATGGATAACTATTCTTCAGCGACATTGATATTTAATTTAGAGCAAATCTTATGGTGGAAAAATTCCATCCTTCATCTTACACGCCACCTCAACATTTGGGTTCATGGAAGGTCAAATGTAGTGGTGGAATCGTAAAAACGGTAATCAAAATAGCGTCTTACGCTAATAGGAATAGCGTAAGAAAAACGCTATTAGAATAGCGTTTTACACTATTAAGATTAGCGATATACGTTATTAAGATTAGCACTTTTTCCTCAGCATTTAAAAAAAATCGTTATTCTAACTAGCGCTTTGAGCTATTTAGATTAGCGTTGGGCGCTATTTTTATTGGTATTTTCCGTCTTCTAGAGCGCTATTCTGAATAGCATTTTACGCTAATCTGACTAGCGCTTCCATGGATTTTCGGACCATCCAAGAAATCATGGAACATGGCTTGGAAAAAACGTGGAAGGCCCAACTTGAgaaccactagacttgacatttcaCAAATTTTTCACACCTAGAATAAGttagattccaccataagacttgttcTAATAAGACTAAGCATTTATATACACATACAACGATATAGGATTCCCCTTTTTTATTCGCTTTAATTTACCAAACCTCAACGACCCAAGTAGGTTTTTTTTCATTTAAGATCAGTTCTGTAAGTTGTGCACAAGATTGCTCTTTGCAAACCATTGCGCAATACGAAAGCAAATTCATAATTAATTTTCGTTGTACTGCAAAAAGAGCATAGATAAACCAAGAGTCAAATTTGCAGGGTATGAAATTGCATCTTAAGAATTTAAAGGAACGGAAGTTGTTAGCTTGTAACACCTGGTCAATACCAAGTAAAGTAGCTACctggaaaaaaaaatttacatgaaGCTTCCACGACCGCAAATCATTTCTTACTAGCGCCCAGTATTATAGAACACCAGGACTGAGGACATAGAATTAAAACAAGCTTCAACTTCTAAACTGCAGGTTAACGAGGGAGACTATATATGAACATGTTTGTTTCCatctgactcggcgtctggattTGCGTCAGCCCTTGAATCCACGCGAATCACATGTCAGACCTTTTGATTTTGAGTCGGATCTGACTCATTATGTGACTTAGAGATCTAATCCTTGATTCGAACACATTCgaatgaagtaacaaaatatccTTGATTCATGAGACCAAATGATTGACTCGTATATTTTTGAGTAAGATAAGCCGGATTATCCAAAAACAAGCATATTGAGTGAGATCCAAATGAGTCGGATGAAATAGGTGAATCAAAacccttagagcaactgcagtggtgcgatcaaaaccaaagatcaaagataaaaaaaaagaccaaaatttgggtttagtccgtgttgtgacgcaacggtacatgattaaaatttcatcaggcggactttaaaagtcccccccccattttttttttgtaaaatttcatcaggcggactttaaaagtccgccccattctttgtacctttcatcaggcggactttaaaagtccgcctcattctttttttttttatttaattaaaatttcatcgggcgtaatttaaatctccgcccgttaacaagcgtactttaaatttacgcccagcaacaagcgtactttaaatttacgcccgactatattagaatttgggatttggtcgcgaccatatttggtctggaatttgatctttggttgggatttgatctttactccgtcccactgtgttacgatctcatcccaaatttttggttatactcgcccactgtggatgctcttacaaGTTAAATCCATGAAAGTAAATAAATTATGTATATCAGGCCCGCACGCATTGTATACCTGAAACAAGGATTTTAAACGCCCAAGATCTTTCTAAAAACTTACCTAGAACATTACCAAATTCACCGAATCATAATCCGCAATACGCGACAGCAACATTACAGCTAATATTCCTCTCAGTTGTACTCCACCACCAGAAAGCCAACCTCCCAAGTACAGAAACTCAAGCCTGTCACCTGAATTTGAATTCCGGTATTGATTGGCAGATGTTGACTGTCTTTTGACCATGGAACTAAAGTAAGGAGAATTGAATTGAATCGAATCAAGACAAAAGCACAAATATAGCCAAGAGTTTCGGCCCAATAGAATCCAAAAAGTgtctctttgttttcttctttagaGAAACGGAATTCCTTTTAATACCGACTGATAAACCCTCTCCCCTTCTTCCtcccaaaattgaaaaaaaactgaaaaaaaaaatggcaaaaaaaactgAAACTATGGCCATGAAACCAGAAGATTACTTCCACAGTCCAATCCATTACGCAATTGCAATTTCTGATCACAAAACCCTCAACAAACTACTCTCCACTCTCCCCAAACTTAACGATCCATCAAAAATCCACACAGAATCAGATTCAATCTCCCAAGAAAAAACCGCTGATGAGATCTCATCATTCCTCGACCGCCGAGATGTTCCGCACAGAGAAACACCGCTCCATCTCGCCGTCCGTCTCAACGACACAGTTTCCGTCAAATCACTCGCTTCCGCCGGATCTGACGTTTCATTACAAAACGCTTCCGGCTGGAATCCGTTACAAGAAGCTGTCTGTTCTAGTCACCGGAATTCTGAAATTGCATTGATTCTTCTCCGTCTTCATCACCGCGCTGCTTGGTCTAAATGGAGGAGGAGATTGCCTCGTCTTGTTGCTGTTCTGAGACGGATGAGGGATTTTTATATGgagatttcttttcattttgagaGCTCGATTGTTCCGTTTGTTGGTAAAATTGCTCCTTCTGATACTTACAGAATCTGGAAACGTGATGGTAATCTCCGTGCTGATACTTCTCTTGCTGGATTTGATGGATACAAGATTCAGAGAACAGATCAGAGTTTTTTATTCTTAGGTGATGGAGACTCAGAACACAATATTCAAGCCGGTTCGTTACTAGTACTGAACCGCGATGAACATAAGATTTTTGATGCGTTCGAAAATGCCGATTCGCCGCTTTCTGAATCTGATATCAATGGATTCTGGGAGCAAACGTCTGTTTACAGACCTGGAATGGATGTTACGCAAGCTCAATTAGTCCCCAGAATGAATTGGAGAAGACAGGAAAAAACTGAAAATGTTGGGGAATGGAAATCTAAAGCTTATGAAATCCATAATGTTGTTTTCAGTTTCAGATCAAGAAAAGTTTCtaatcaccatcaccatcaccgagaaaattcagaagaaaatcaacatgaaaatgaaaaattaGTAGCAGTAGCAGAAGAAGATGATATTATCCTGCCGTTAGAACTCGACGAAGATTCGGACGGATTCTTAGTCGCCGAAAATCCAAGGCTATCAACCTCCACttcattttcatcatcatcatcagatcgGAGAAGACACAGTAGTTTTGTTCGTCAAGATAGAGAATGGATTACAGTCGGCGCCGGCAGGAAGAGTGTCGACACCAGCGCGATGGAGCGTAAAAGACCTCCGGCGGCGGCGCAACCAGTACAAATGCCGTTACCGAGTAGAGAACGCGAATATGTGAAGAGCTTGCGCCCTTCGGTGTGGTTAACGGAACAGTTCCCATTAAAAACGGAGGAGATATTACCGTTACTAGACATTTTGGCGAGTAAAGTTAAAGCGGTCCGACGGCTGAGAGAACTACTTACGACCAAATTTCCGCATGGGACATTTCCTGTAAAGGTAATAAGCTAAAGCTTCTTTATTTAttaagttttttgtttttctcttcttttgatATGCTTTGCTTGAGCATTCATTCAGGGTTCAGCAGGATTTGTCTCATGATTTTTGATGTTCTCTTCTCATGTTTTTGGACCTAGATGGATACTTTATCTTTATTGTCATGTCAATATCATCACAAGATTTGTTGATGATGAGGAGAATGGAGATGTTGATTATTATCTTTGTTTAATTACTTGGACCAATTAAATATCCGAGGTTGGATCCGACGGAAATTGTGGAGTCACTGTACGGAAAATATCTTTATTTTTTGGTCGGAGTCATCGGGTTCCGGTCCTTTATTGTCGGCCctcattttttttccatttccctaggaaattttcaaattttattcATTCTTTATttgtgaactctttatttttcaaATCAAAGCCTGTCATATGgtgtgaatattgaatggttgGCTGGATGTTGTCGCAGGTTGCTATTCCGGTGGTGCCGACGGTGAGAGTGATAGTAACATTTACGAAGTT comes from Papaver somniferum cultivar HN1 chromosome 7, ASM357369v1, whole genome shotgun sequence and encodes:
- the LOC113300335 gene encoding ankyrin repeat domain-containing protein 13C-like — its product is MAKKTETMAMKPEDYFHSPIHYAIAISDHKTLNKLLSTLPKLNDPSKIHTESDSISQEKTADEISSFLDRRDVPHRETPLHLAVRLNDTVSVKSLASAGSDVSLQNASGWNPLQEAVCSSHRNSEIALILLRLHHRAAWSKWRRRLPRLVAVLRRMRDFYMEISFHFESSIVPFVGKIAPSDTYRIWKRDGNLRADTSLAGFDGYKIQRTDQSFLFLGDGDSEHNIQAGSLLVLNRDEHKIFDAFENADSPLSESDINGFWEQTSVYRPGMDVTQAQLVPRMNWRRQEKTENVGEWKSKAYEIHNVVFSFRSRKVSNHHHHHRENSEENQHENEKLVAVAEEDDIILPLELDEDSDGFLVAENPRLSTSTSFSSSSSDRRRHSSFVRQDREWITVGAGRKSVDTSAMERKRPPAAAQPVQMPLPSREREYVKSLRPSVWLTEQFPLKTEEILPLLDILASKVKAVRRLRELLTTKFPHGTFPVKVAIPVVPTVRVIVTFTKFVNLQPVEQFYTPVTSPRHLCANGDYQQQQQEEKKRQQKEKHNNNSSSSSWLRRSNSTLASSKQDQSCSSTAAAAQYQADEDPFAIPCNYTWSRNDDTANNKDQKLKKSKSIRKSK